A genomic segment from Salmo trutta chromosome 38, fSalTru1.1, whole genome shotgun sequence encodes:
- the LOC115178023 gene encoding uncharacterized protein LOC115178023, translating to MPAKLVQFTGWEALVEEQIVLKPGQAPRGRQGYTMYHGTHRDSARAITTGGFRPSAGGTLDPGVYCSRDIAKAKGYPGGCPTGEHVVLQLKGRVGRVKKMDRQNVAMWCSWQQSGYDTAWLPSTVIGHEEDCVKDPKRVAVNGIAHCGDPATKQALEKLISQQRHGVESSGRVVGGCKECKMQTPIGHSLEVCWGCGATVCPFMDKHVCKRSS from the coding sequence ATGCCAGCGAAGTTGGTGCAGTTCACCGGTTGGGAGGCTCTGGTTGAGGAGCAGATTGTCCTGAAACCTGGCCAGGCACCACGGGGCAGACAAGGCTACACCATGTACCATGGCACCCACCGTGACAGCGCTCGAGCCATCACCACAGGGGGGTTCCGGCCCTCGGCGGGGGGCACGTTGGACCCGGGGGTCTACTGCAGTCGGGACATAGCCAAGGCGAAGGGTTACCCCGGTGGGTGTCCCACTGGAGAACATGTGGTATTGCAGCTGAAGGGCCGGGTGGGCCGCGTGAAGAAGATGGATAGGCAGAATGTAGCAATGTGGTGCTCGTGGCAACAGAGCGGATACGATACAGCCTGGCTGCCCTCCACCGTCATTGGGCATGAGGAGGACTGCGTTAAAGATCCAAAGCGGGTGGCGGTTAACGGCATCGCGCACTGTGGCGACCCGGCCACGAAGCAAGCCCTCGAGAAGCTCATCAGTCAGCAGAGGCATGGGGTGGAATCAAGTGGGAGGGTTGTGGGCGGGTGTAAGGAGTGCAAGATGCAGACACCGATTGGCCActctctggaggtgtgttgggggtGTGGCGCCACTGTATGCCCTTTTATGGACAAACACGTCTGCAAAAGGAGCAGTTGA
- the LOC115178020 gene encoding TOG array regulator of axonemal microtubules protein 1 translates to MVQSCTPTRVMNALLVGGLSHRNAAVRSCTAQHLERLAEVMGMARLLSGKKDLTDRFLIAVSKLAVDPAQEVRHHGRNILRNVATNGDFAKMWDKFAQRKERESLREVISKVNLKERNI, encoded by the exons ATGGTGCAGAGCTGCACCCCTACCCGTGTCATGAATGCCCTGCTGGTCGGTGGGCtgag CCACCGTAACGCTGCGGTGAGGAGCTGCACTGCTCAGCACCTGGAGAGACTGGCTGAGGTCATGGGGATGGCTCGTCTCCTGTCGGGGAAGAAAGACCTCACTGACCGTTTCTTGATTGCCGTCAGTAAACTGGCTGTGGACCCTGCACAGGAAGTCAG GCATCATGGTCGCAATATCTTGAGAAACGTGGCCACCAATGGCGACTTTGCTAAAATGTGGGACAAATTCGCTCAGAGGAAAGAGCGAGAATCCTTGAGGGAGGTCATCTCAAAAGTTAACCTCAAAGAAAG GAATATCTGA
- the LOC115177995 gene encoding uncharacterized protein LOC115177995 has protein sequence MAYRGRKSSEFDKLQKENSQMKSVIKNLRKQNMALNQQDDQDKFSSFGYQESYPIPEGHRGFISDARLLQMQRAEREAMEAKQRKISAIHENYVRTALIGVGSTFAHHFVPSIQCIPQPKAPPRPLPRRLEHIALAPLKNVVGVDGAQVRPGSHSLESIQVNKSFSSSSVRPVPVPPTGAPSKRGKKKKGRRGVKALKVQLDQGCADNNGPIDLMEEVRDIEAHLKEEAWKVVHEVKAMGRRSLGSAMSMGEIATSSLGSLSSVDMNTPAELRDYLDVGTPVKSRDSPPRPAPPPTKPRSKLPRPTRFLSLQKADTSSDKKAASEPKGQIKKGQDQARLQPLSNPEQALTKTFKLLHSASVDW, from the exons ATGGCTTATCGAGGAAGAAAATCAAGTGAGTTTGACAAACTCCAGAAGGAGAACTCTCAGATGAAGAGCGTCATCAAAAACTTGAGGAAGCAAAACATGGCTTTAAACCAACAGGATGACCAGGACAAGTTTTCAAGTTTT GGCTATCAGGAGAGCTACCCAATCCCAGAGGGCCATCGGGGCTTCATCAGTGATGCCAGACTTCTGCAGAtgcagagagctgagagagaggccaTGGAAGCAAAGCAAAGAAAGATAAGTGCTATCCATGAGAATTATGTCCGGACTGCTCTCATCGGGGTTGGCAGCACCTTCGCGCACCACTTCGTCCCCTCTATTCAGTGCATTCCGCAGCCGAAAGCTCCACCGAGGCCTTTGCCACGAAGGCTTGAACACATAGCTCTGGCCCCACTGAAGAACGTGGTGGGGGTGGACGGAGCCCAAGTTCGACCCGGATCTCACTCTCTGGAGTCAATCCAGGTGAATAAGTCATTCAGCAGCAGTAGCGTGCGGCCTGTTCCCGTCCCTCCCACTGGAGCTCCCTCCAAGAGGGGCAAGAAGAAGAAGGGCAGGCGGGGAGTCAAAGCCCTGAAAGTCCAGTTGGACCAGGGCTGTGCTGACAACAACGGACCCATTGACctgatggaggaggtgagggacatCGAGGCTCACCTGAAGGAGGAGGCCTGGAAG GTGGTACATGAGGTGAAGGCCATGGGCAGGAGAAGTTTGGGCTCGGCCATGTCCATGGGGGAAATAGCCACCAGCTCCTTGGGAAGCCTGAGCTCAGTGGATATGAACACCCCTGCGGAGCTCCGTGACTACTTGGATGTTGGGACCCCGGTAAAGTCGCGTGACAGCCCACCCAGGCCTGCTCCCCCTCCTACCAAGCCCAGGAGCAAACTGCCTCGGCCTACAAGGTTCCTTAGCCTGCAAAAGGCTGACACCAGCTCAG ACAAGAAGGCAGCCAGTGAGCCAAAGGGCCAAATAAAGAAAGGTCAGGACCAGGCCAGATTGCAGCCCCTGTCCAACCCAGAGCAGGCCCTGACTAAGACCTTTAAGCTGCTCCACTCTGCCTCTGTTGACTGGTGA
- the LOC115178019 gene encoding uncharacterized protein LOC115178019, with amino-acid sequence MPAKLVQFTCWEVVVEKQIVLKPGQAPRGRQGYTMYHGTHRDSARAIITGGFRPLAGGTLDPGVYCSRDIAKAKGYPGGCPTGEHVVLQLKVRVGRVKKMDRQNVAMWCSWQQSGYDTAWLPSTVIGHEEDCVKDPKRVAVKGIAHCGDPATKQALKKLISQQRHGVESSGRVVGGCKECKMQTPIGHSLEVCWGCGATVCPFMDKHVCKRSS; translated from the coding sequence ATGCCAGCGAAGTTGGTGCAGTTCACCTGTTGGGAGGTTGTGGTTGAGAAGCAGATTGTCCTGAAACCTGGCCAGGCACCACGGGGCAGACAAGGCTACACCATGTACCATGGCACCCACCGTGACAGCGCTCGAGCCATCATCACAGGGGGGTTCCGGCCCTTGGCGGGGGGCACGTTGGACCCGGGGGTCTACTGCAGTCGGGACATAGCCAAGGCGAAGGGTTACCCCGGTGGGTGCCCCACTGGAGAACATGTGGTATTGCAGCTGAAGGTCCGGGTGGGCCGCGTGAAGAAGATGGATAGGCAGAATGTAGCAATGTGGTGCTCGTGGCAACAGAGCGGATACGATACAGCCTGGCTGCCCTCCACCGTCATTGGGCATGAGGAGGACTGCGTTAAAGATCCAAAGCGGGTGGCGGTGAAAGGCATCGCGCACTGTGGCGACCCGGCCACGAAGCAAGCCCTCAAGAAGCTCATCAGTCAGCAGAGACATGGGGTGGAATCAAGTGGAAGGGTTGTGGGCGGGTGTAAGGAGTGCAAGATGCAGACACCGATTGGCCActctctggaggtgtgttgggggtGTGGCGCCACTGTATGCCCTTTTATGGACAAACACGTCTGCAAAAGGAGCAGTTGA